gaaaatgaagggtTAGatcaatattataataatatcaatCCAACTGTTTCAATCCATCAACTTTGCAAAGGAGAAGTCATAATCCAAATATGCATAAACccaagaaataataataataagttgtCAAATTTGATAGAAAAGGCAGAAGCAGAAGGCCTAAGGATCATTGGTGCTTCCACAGTTTCTGTTTCTCATGACCATCAGATTCTTACCTCCCATTTGCATATTCAGGTATTTGTACAATTATGTTcctttggaaaaaaaaatacttatgctttgttttcgttttcgttttccattatattatatatttatatatatatagcctTTGGGGTGAAATAATTTGTATTCTCAGTTAAAGTTATGCCaatttgatgatatataacaacaatttcattactttttaaaaattagatttaggttaaattataagaaatgcattaacttttcaagttttggaACCccataatcttaatttattgattatacAGTCTCAAATGCTGTTAATCATTAAAAATTCACGAGATTGAGGACATCCATCCAACAGAAAGAACCCTAACATTCTTGTTaagaaagatttaaaagaagTGATGGGTTTCATTATTACACCTTGAATTGATGATGAATTGTATATTTGTGCAGATGATGGATAGGAGTTTACAAGAAGCTGCTGATTATGAATCAATGTTAAGAAAAAGGGTAATCTCTTGGCTATGTTGAgtcatatacatacatatatatacaaataccaCACTATatagaaatcaaatttaatctCTTCAATTTGAGAATtctatttgattattttgtttttaacctTTAAAGTGTTTTCTACTATGTTTTTGTAGACTTATTCGagatacattaaaaaaaaagaaaaacagttcactcatttctccattttcaaaGAAACGTATGGattaataaaggaagaaatttattttagggaagatttttttttaaaattatttaaaaatacagtaaaatatcatattctaTTACTTATCATAGATATGATAAATCAAAATGGATTACTATCTATAGATATTATGATACGGATAGTAGTTATAAAGTTTATCTCTGTCAAATagataaacaataatattttactattataaatattttgattcattttgctatatttgaaaataactcatataaaacaatacaaatataaaatttatcatgCAAAAAAGCATCAAGATAACCCCAAGATCAATCTTCTATCCGAACGGGGTCTCACATTTAGCTAATGATCATaatcattaatataatatgaacttattttttttaataaatttataattaatttatccttgattaattagaatttattaAGTATTGTATTGATTAGTACTTCATAATTATATACATTCATCAAATTTACTCTATCAAACTAttcattttacaaataatactggtaattaatagtttaattaatattactatttgattattaaataattaatatttattatttatcaattgaatgtattaaaattttatagagtttcatgattaattttataaataaaatacaaaacgATTTATTCTCATACTTATTTCCAGAATTATTATTCCTAGGTATCATTAATTTCGAGCAATGCTATTTCCATTCCAATTCTCTCACCCCAaactatcaatgtctattaattaaagtttgagGAATGCTAAATCCATCAATTCTTTtcgaaaataaaacaacaacaaatggaattctttcaattttaacttcaattttcGTTGAATATCATTTTTAGTCACTAGCattatcaatgtctattaatCACGATCAATTTGATTAAAGAGTGGAAGACGCTCAATTTAATTGCGATTGAAAATTATGTGGGAACACTACCATTACCGTCgttacatatataatatattgttattgCTACTTAGGAGAATTATTTGAAAGTTAATAGgagaattacaaaaaaagtATCACAATCATTATTACCATTACCAACTAACCCTATAccctaaataataaaaattagaagacattatatattaactatccgtgaaaaaaaaatgtaacctAATTACGTTTGTGACGATTAATCCACAGGTTGGTAGATGtgaccaaattttaaataactaagtagcaaaattttaaattttattttaatatatatttaattatagtttGTTAGGACGGAATTATTTAAATAGCAATAATGAAAATTCTTGaaacattcaaacaaaattgaaataattgggtaagattattgtttaatagaccgatatcactaatttttttatattcgtAATGtgcaaaaaaaatagatgttatgagttgtttttttttaaaatatgatttcgttatttgatgtaatttcTGTAGAATtaatgttagttttttttttttgaatatttgaaaattaagcctaATTTCTAagcaagtaaaaaaaaaaaaaaaaaagtttagaggtaAGAACATATAAATGGAGGTTTGGTTATTATGATTGGGAAACAATTAGGGAATTGTATAGTTAATAGTTAATAGTTAATAGTTAATAGAAGGTTGGGCAAGTCTGAAGGAGCTTTTGTTGTTGTCTACATTCTATATAtagatatcaataaaaatacttaaattaaatcacAAATTAAACCTCTCACCAAAAACAGAAACCTTTCATTCTTCTCTTCCAATTTCaccttctccttctttctccttctcctccCATGGATCCATCCTCTCCCATCATAACTTCCTAACCAAAAACCTTCCTCCTAATGCCTCTGTTCTtcataattattcatttaagtTGATCGTCATTCTCTCTTCCAAACACCAAATTCTTCCATCCccatttctcttttgtttttctttttgtttttgtttttgtttttttctttctcctttcttgCCATGGCAGATCATTCAACAACACGTTCACACACAACAACAACGGATTTATACAGAATCCTTGGAATGCCAGTCAAAGATCTCTGCAAAGGATTCATGAAATGGCATCCTTCTGTGAAGAGCCCTAAGAGCTTAACGTCCATCAAAGAACCTAACAAGGTGCGTAATGTAATAACATATATAGTAATCAAAGATCCAGATTTCCTTAATACTGTATTAGAGGTTTTGTTCTTCTACCTCAATTTAATTACACAGACCATGCAATTTTTTCCAGATTAGAGATAAATCTTGCATTAATTAGAAATCGTATTACAGTGAtcaagagaagaagaaaaatgcacATAGGGACTTACCAAATTATTGGAATGTGTTTGTCTTGTAGTCCAATGGTAAAAACGAGGCGTACATAATCAGCTCTCCGACCACGCCATTAGGCTCGAACCAGCATCAGAGCGTAGACGAGAGTTTCTTCGCAAACATATCGAGGACAATCTCCAGAAGCAGTAGCCGGAGAAGCAAGACGCCGACGCCAAGTCCGATATCATTGTCGAGAAATACGAGCCGTCGGAGCACGACGCCAAGCCCACGGTCGTTGTCGAGAAATACGAGCCGTAGGAGCACGACCCCGACCTCATTAATGAGAGATGAAAAACGAAGGAGCAATTCAGATTCTGAATTTCTAGGGGAACCAATATCGAGAAATTTCGGTAGAAGAACAGACGTACCGGAATCAAACGAAGAAGCCCTACGGCGGATTTCTTCAGAGGCTAGCTACATTGGATCGCTTTCGAGAAATACGAGCAGAAGAAGCCCTAAGAGTACTCCAATCATATACTCGCAATCGACGGCGCTGAAGAAACCACCTCCGGTAGAGAAGAAACTGGAATGCACGTTGGAAGAATTGTGCGAAGGATGCATTAAGAAGATTATGATCACAAGGGACGCCATTGTTAATGGGTTAGTTACTATTCttcattatcaaatattttggatttgaattcttcataacacatttttgttttgtgtttattatacTAAACATTCTAACTatttggtttcaaaatttagattctaacctaatcattttgttttgattcaaATCTTTTATGAATTGCAATACATTATGATAAACAATAATCTATAGATTTCAAaggttttgttatataaaataaattttcatttattaataatggaaCAATAGTGTTTACAAAGTTCAAATCTTTTTAGTATTAAACTATAGTACAAAAATTTAAGTAAATTAAGGAAGACTATCacctaataattaattataaggtTTCCtttatagaaataataaaaaaagaaaggtttcATTTGTAGAGATAATTAACAAAAGGGTTTAGAtcactttttccatttttctaaaaaaaaacccctataaaaatatatttaatttgatgatatgaaatatgtttttaaatgattttagaTAGTTGTTTGGGTTTAACTatgaagtgattttaaatatttttttacatttgtaCACAACttatttaaacacttaaaaagtcaatccaaacataTCTGTCTTAAGAAtaacaaaagtgattttggcTATTCAAACTTGAAGAGCCACTAAATGGAGGTactaaatttcattttttttccgctttttttattgaaacatAAATAGTAACCATTTActgttccttttcttttctccaaaactttcaaaagttttgcaTAGTtcatttgtatattttataacaatGCTTTGATCTATGTtttcgaaagaaaaaaagaagcaaaaagttataattattaaagggTAGTAACCTAACTAGCATTTACACATGACAATGACAAACAGGATAATTGTACAAGAAGAGGAGTTGTTGAGAATAGAGGTAAAGCCAGGATGGAAAAAAGGAACAAAGATCACATTTGAAGGAAAAGGAGATGAGAAACCAGGTTTCCTCCCAGCCGACATAACGTTTTCGATCGATGAGAGAAGGCATCCGTTGTTCAGTCGAGACGGCGACGACTTAGACTTAGGAGTTGAGATTCCTTTAGTGAATGCACTAACCGGTTGTTCAATCACAGTACCTTTGTTAGGAGGTGAAAAAATGAGTCTCTCATTTGATAACATCATATATCCAGGCTTTCAAAAAGCTATCAAAGGCCAAGGGATGCCTAACCCAAAGCAACAAGGAATTAGAGGTGACCTTCGCATTCAATTCCTTGTCAATTTTCCCTCTCAGTTGACTCAACAACAAAGATCTGAAGCTGCTACCATCTTGCAAGAttgttgttcttgatcttTCCCTTTCA
This DNA window, taken from Cucumis sativus cultivar 9930 chromosome 6, Cucumber_9930_V3, whole genome shotgun sequence, encodes the following:
- the LOC101216074 gene encoding dnaJ homolog subfamily B member 4, with amino-acid sequence MADHSTTRSHTTTTDLYRILGMPVKDLCKGFMKWHPSVKSPKSLTSIKEPNKSNGKNEAYIISSPTTPLGSNQHQSVDESFFANISRTISRSSSRRSKTPTPSPISLSRNTSRRSTTPSPRSLSRNTSRRSTTPTSLMRDEKRRSNSDSEFLGEPISRNFGRRTDVPESNEEALRRISSEASYIGSLSRNTSRRSPKSTPIIYSQSTALKKPPPVEKKLECTLEELCEGCIKKIMITRDAIVNGIIVQEEELLRIEVKPGWKKGTKITFEGKGDEKPGFLPADITFSIDERRHPLFSRDGDDLDLGVEIPLVNALTGCSITVPLLGGEKMSLSFDNIIYPGFQKAIKGQGMPNPKQQGIRGDLRIQFLVNFPSQLTQQQRSEAATILQDCCS